In Nematostella vectensis chromosome 2, jaNemVect1.1, whole genome shotgun sequence, one genomic interval encodes:
- the LOC5521239 gene encoding cilia- and flagella-associated protein 70, producing MSSEEEQQPIRAPENVIVNVVRCKNLRGSKGDSINSLVRLELGGTYLGESPKVEANTETCTTEYNYNATFECAFDDPSSLDTIAHKPIIITIIEVLPKDKKGKEEKTNVLGQSCIDLLPLLQGESKFSTIQPIHSVSQSTTTTDSSMESILPEVEVQVSVAQPLLSEPQLAESNLLSIRVDSAYSIPEAWQPGQPFLYTISLPVPLTATRENPAVLPSGLLRTPQEKEPTNQRKWCAVPSASGTCIYIPDSVIEERPIPEDEDGELRDKEDVTFRTEAMQEKNRVTWNAERRCFLNAEAAESLQTKIAQNRVWPVEIMRTPFPQATKARGKQTAVDEDVAVSFHGVAYVNMAPLLYPGVNRIHGAYLVKPFVESEVFDRTKRKGNLAEEVARLASGMSRTLASAMGQKPAAPAKQGKTDAKAKPSGAVLKPEAGSESDSNEMKNIEGQQYLEARTFVTLEIVLSQPLVPKRPPSSLARKVAELIPPRPVFARKTGGAKKAVEDYHGQVATIANSLLEEFRQMFGGDLMKGSLPENNEAINHRRRKFLYELNTSGKYFALKEQLKHSVVKIVREKYLKTTAFTDKAELQAFLSELYVFLVDQMHQCVNKFISAEDAPEEPPPIADSIMLKHFAREAEVNQNYELAAKYYQERLARSKNDPSHWFDYGAFCLLIGDIAKAEECFKETIALDQKHVSGLLMFGCVSLTLERYEVAETFFEAATCVDPKSIIAWTMLGLYYDSIQNDIGAERAFLEANRVNISPVHPPEEPSPDDQLPTGGDHPETEFEAPASDTAPPPSGEIPEVHVEESSNGTPAEGETEPKPAHTAVPSTAGAPSVESQQGKRASVSKPHTQSSAIAPTKTQSPAPSGSVASHEETKPEPAKQVESKPAVRIFLRTAAFLLEVNALQMAESALAHELIVSNNEPNADYCIALARLRIQQGRYEDGEEQLNHALTLSHQNPDIWALIGHLKYLTGRTEEAQECYERTLSYITEASDMHAIYLRLASIYLEKGQFQEAKSTFLKACMRSPSCVSWLGVGIACYRLGELMEAEDALSEANILNNKDPEVWAYLSLVCLQTGRQLEAEQSYKYGLKLNLKDEALLNELHAVQTQVGFGNPVVC from the exons ATGTCAAGCGAAGAAGAACAGCAGCCTATCAGAGCGCCAGAGAATGTCATTGTGAATGTGGTCCGCTGCAAAAATCtg AGAGGGTCCAAGGGGGATTCTATAAACTCTCTCGTGCGTTTAGAGTTAGGGGGCACGTATCTTGGTGAATCACCTAAAGTTGAGGCTAACACAGAAACTTGCACAACTGAATACAATTATAATGCAACATTTGAGTGTGCATTCGATGATCCCTCATCGCTTGATACCATTGCCCACAAGCCTATTATCA TCACAATTATTGAGGTTCTCccaaaagacaagaaagggaaggaagaaaagacaaatgTCCTTGGACAGAGTTGCATTGATCTCCTTCCTCTCCTGCAAG GTGAAAGCAAATTCAGCACTATTCAACCAATTCACAGTGTGTCACAATCAACCACAACAACAGACTCCAGTATGGAAAGTATTTTG CCTGAGGTTGAAGTCCAAGTATCAGTGGCACAGCCTTTGCTTAGTGAGCCTCAGCTTGCAGAAAG TAACTTGCTGAGTATCCGAGTTGACAGTGCCTACTCTATCCCAGAGGCATGGCAGCCTGGACAGCCATTCCTGTATACCATCAGTTTACCTGTTCCCCTCACAGCCACA AGAGAAAATCCAGCAGTCCTACCCAGTGGATTGCTAAGAACCCCTCAAGAAAAGGAGCCAACCAATCAGCGTAAATGGTGTGCTGTACCTAGTGCTTCTGGGACATGTATCTACATACCAGACAG TGTGATAGAGGAAAGACCTATACCAGAGGATGAGGATGGTGAGCTCAGAGACAAAGAG GATGTCACCTTCCGTACTGAGGCTATGCAAGAGAAGAATCGTGTCACTTGGAATGCAGAAAGGAGATGTTTTCTAAATGCAGAAGCAGCAGAGAG ccTTCAAACCAAGATAGCCCAGAACAGAGTTTGGCCAGTGGAAATAATGCGAACTCCATTCCCCCAGGCCACCAAGGCTAGAGGGAAGCAAACAGCTGTTGATGAAGATGTAGCTGTGTCATTCCATGGTGTTGCATATGTGAATATGGCACCATTGCTCTACCCAGGAGTTAACAG GATCCATGGTGCATACCTTGTAAAACCCTTTGTAGAAAGTGAAGTGTTTGATCGGACCAAGAGAAAGGGAAACCTTGCAGAGGAGGTGGCCAGACTAGCAAGCGGTATGAGTAGAACTCTAGCATCTGCCATGGGACAGAAACCTGCTGCTCCAGCCAAGCAAGGCAAAACGGATGCCAAGGCAAAG CCCTCCGGTGCAGTGCTCAAGCCTGAAGCAGGATCAGAGAGTGATtcaaatgaaatgaaaaacaTAGAAGGACAG CAATACTTAGAGGCCAGGACATTTGTAACATTGGAAATTGTCTTGTCTCAACCCCTCGTTCCAAAGAGACCACCTTCATCATTGGCCAGGAA AGTTGCTGAGTTAATCCCACCTAGACCTGTGTTTGCAAGGAAGACAGGCGGTGCCAAAAAG GCTGTTGAAGACTATCATGGTCAAGTTGCTACTATTGCAAACTCGCTACTCGAAGAGTTTAG GCAAATGTTTGGAGGAGATTTGATGAAGGGTTCTTTGCCAGAaaacaatgaagcaataaACCATAG GAGAAGAAAATTTCTGTATGAGCTGAATACATCTGGCAAGTACTTTGCCCTCAAAGAACAGCTTAAG CATAGTGTGGTGAAGATTGTGCGTGAGAAGTATCTCAAAACCACTGCTTTCACCGACAAAGCTGAGCTGCAAGCATTTCTCAGTGAACTGTATGTGTTCCTTGTGGATCAGATGCATCAGTGTGTGAACAAG TTTATATCGGCTGAAGATGCACCAGAGGAGCCGCCACCGATAGCTGACTCGATCATGCTAAAGCACTTTGCGCGGGAGGCTGAG GTGAATCAAAACTACGAGCTGGCGGCCAAGTATTACCAAGAG aGGCTCGCCCGAAGCAAGAATGACCCGAGTCACTGGTTTGACTACGGAGCGTTTTGCCTGCTAATTGGTGACATTGCCAAG GCAGAGGAATGCTTTAAGGAGACAATCGCATTGGATCAGAAGCATGTGTCAGG GCTGTTGATGTTCGGCTGTGTTTCGCTCACCCTAGAGCGTTACGAAGTCGCCGAGACGTTTTTCGAGGCCGCAACCTGTGTGGATCCTAAGAGTATAATCGCCTGGACTATGCTAG GCCTTTACTATGATAGTATTCAAAACGACATCGGAGCTGAGCGAGCGTTTCTTGAGGCCAATCGAGTAAATATTAGCCCGGTCCATCCGCCTGAGGAGCCAAGCCCTGATGATCAACTGCCTACTGGCGGGGATCATCCGGAGACTGAGTTCGAAGCTCCTGCCTCGGACACGGCCCCGCCCCCATCCGGGGAGATACCCGAGGTCCATG TTGAGGAATCCTCTAACGGCACCCCTGCCGAAGGCGAGACAGAGCCCAAGCCAGCACACACTGCTGTCCCCAGTACCGCGGGCGCTCCTTCTGTCGAGTCGCAACAAGGCAAGCGTGCATCGGTATCAAAGCCTCATACCCAGTCCTCGGCCATCGCTCCGACCAAGACCCAGTCCCCTGCGCCGAGTGGCAGTGTTGCATCACACGAAGAGACGAAACCCGAGCCCGCAAAACAGGTGGAGAGCAAGCCAGCAGTCAGGATATTCCTGAGGACAGCTGCTTTCTTATTGGAGGTTAACGCACTGCAG ATGGCTGAATCTGCGCTTGCGCACGAGCTTATTGTGTCAAATAATGAACCAAACGCTGACTACTGCATAGCGCTGGCTCGTCTTCGCATCCAGCAGGGGAGGTACGAGGATGGAGAGGAGCAGCTGAACCACGCCCTTACCCTGAGTCACCAG AACCCCGATATCTGGGCACTGATTGGCCACTTGAAGTACTTGACGGGACGCACAGAGGAGGCTCAAGAGTGCTATGAGAGGACCTTGTCGTACATCACCGAAGCGTCAGATATGCACGCCATCTACCTGCGCCTAGCCTCCATATACCTCGAAAAGGGACAA TTCCAGGAGGCCAAGTCGACGTTCCTGAAAGCATGCATGCGTTCCCCTTCTTGTGTGTCATGGCTCGGTGTAGGAATTGCTTGCTATCGT CTTGGCGAGCTGATGGAGGCGGAGGACGCCCTCTCAGAGGCAAATATTCTTAATAACAAGGACCCCGAAGTCTGGGCTTACCTATCCCTAGTTTGTCTCCAG ACCGGTCGTCAGCTAGAAGCGGAGCAGTCCTACAAATATGGACTTAAG TTGAATCTGAAGGACGAGGCACTTTTAAACGAACTGCATGCTGTGCAGACCCAGGTCGGgtttgggaaccctgtggtttGCTGA
- the LOC5521238 gene encoding histidine N-acetyltransferase, translating to MREISVRLARASDLAAVVEMSQGIYSGHDYLPCIFIEWLNQPSRLIFVAEVGGKLVGLRAINIIDEGRTFISQGLRIHPDFRGLGLSSRLIAEVHDYIRKKYPSVVRERFTTKSDNIERLAIQKKQGDRAVLDQDILAYHIPKNFLGNISEHSTVQSSIKLHPYSKQDTEVILRESVANTLFQDNTLIIDWEPFEALRSNIDCIFQEWDCLFADRSASECRDGKWPKSFGHGRRSERVDCVHWVATIYTDDPVLFTAHVLRQLKAACGITRDRFVFSTFHRPDMTEHGKQLLTAGLSLQPVEFFTFGLRLFEKEFN from the coding sequence ATGCGAGAGATAAGTGTTCGCCTAGCGCGCGCCAGCGATCTCGCTGCAGTAGTTGAAATGTCCCAGGGTATCTACAGCGGTCATGACTACCTCCCTTGCATCTTCATCGAGTGGTTGAACCAGCCGAGCAGGCTGATTTTCGTAGCTGAAGTGGGGGGCAAACTTGTGGGACTTCGGGCCATAAACATTATTGACGAAGGTAGAACCTTCATCAGTCAAGGGCTGCGAATCCATCCCGACTTCCGAGGGCTCGGACTTAGCTCGCGACTTATAGCTGAAGTCCATGACTATATTCGTAAGAAGTATCCAAGCGTTGTTAGAGAACGCTTCACGACCAAGTCAGACAACATTGAGCGACTTGCGATACAGAAAAAACAGGGTGACCGAGCTGTCCTTGACCAAGACATATTGGCCTATCACATCCCTAAGAATTTTCTCGGAAACATTTCCGAGCACTCCACAGTACAATCCTCGATCAAGCTCCACCCGTATTCCAAACAGGACACGGAAGTCATACTCAGAGAATCAGTCGCGAATACGCTGTTCCAAGATAACACGCTCATTATCGATTGGGAGCCCTTCGAGGCGCTCCGATCAAATATCGATTGCATTTTCCAAGAATGGGACTGCTTGTTCGCGGACCGAAGTGCCTCTGAGTGTCGTGACGGAAAATGGCCGAAGTCGTTTGGCCATGGCCGGCGTTCAGAGCGTGTGGACTGTGTTCATTGGGTGGCAACAATTTACACGGACGACCCCGTGCTGTTCACTGCGCATGTTCTACGACAACTTAAGGCGGCGTGCGGCATCACACGCGACAGGTTTGTGTTCTCCACATTCCACAGACCAGATATGACGGAGCATGGCAAGCAGCTTCTCACCGCTGGCCTGAGCCTGCAGCCAGTGGAGTTTTTTACGTTTGGTTTGAGGCTGTTTGAAAAGGAATTCAACTGA